The genomic interval ttcagtataaatcCTACTGTTTAAGGGTCTAAAGCCTTATTTTAATGCCAAAACTCCTAGTTTTAGGGactaaattctctgttttggtcaAACCCCCCTGTTTTAAGGTCTATCTATACCACCTAAATCCCTAGtttcagggtctaaatccttctaTTTGGGGAtctaaacccactgttttagggtctaaaccctcatttttggAGTCTAAAGTctagattttagggtctaaagccttgttttgggatctaaacccccagttgtaTACCCATTTTTGGATCTAACCCCAAACTTTTAGGATCTAAAGCCTcgttttttgggtctaaacccacagttttagggtctaaatcctcattttttgggcctaaagtcttgtttttaaggggtaaatccttgttttcggTCTAGTCCCCCTCTTTTATGCTCTCAATCTCCATTTTTTAGTCTAAACTGACACTTTTggggtctaaatcctcttttttggtgcccgtgcagagcaggtttgtgtcagcgcttgtgagcctgggagggccccgggctggagcggtctgtccccgtgggactgttgtggcggtgggtgacccccactggggcagggtgtgaggagctgcccccatggcaggccccaggctggagcagttggtgaggagctgcagcccgtgggaaggagccacgctggagcagttggggagggactgtctcccgtgggagggagcccacagtgcagcagtgggaagcgtgaggaggcctctccctgagcagcagcggcggcaaagtccatctgtgatgaactgagcacaacccccatggtctgcgctgctggggggaaggaaggggagtcctgggcagaggaggggtggggggaggggttttccaggcgtttttatttctcatttccttgctcttcttttgtaataatcaaaccttttctccccaagttgagtctgttttgcctgtgacgctcattgctgagtgacctctctgtccttaactcacaagtgctttgttatatttccctctctctccagtttaggagggggagtgatttaatgactgggtggacatcaggctaaaccaccacaagtaGAAGCACAATTAAAAATTTCCTGATGTTGGTAAAATTTAACAGCACTTGAAATGCTATTGAGAGTGGAATGTAAACCAGCTCATCTTATCTAAAACATGATGTTGTCTTTAtgcagtgtcctggtttaggcccatcagggaacaaagaccacgattagccccgagtacccaagtggctgagaattgctcaagggcagggagagcttaattgccgcttaaagttcaggacaaagcagaccaggccactcggtttggggaagaaaacagagaaacaatttaatgcaacatcaactaaaacatacccccaaaaacccaaaacataaccaaaatgaaacaacacagagcaatacatcaatgaagagtccaaccagccttttgaagaacaccttcttgccacccctcccctcttcccgggctcagagccctgatcccggggcttttaccttgtccccccctgaacggttcgggggggcaggcagtgggggtttcagttagtctgttgcagatagcttctgccgtttgtccctcctcaggacgggtgaactccacaccagccctccctgcgagtccgtggggtaactcacacgcatggcagccctgcacgggctgctccgatgcccactgactccaaaggctgcagctcgtctctgcctctcgtgtggggctgctctgcggcgtgcaggctctccagcacggcctgggccatggcccctccccacacagtccctctcccgtccgggctcactcacacggagctgctgggaactctcggtcctgccatggatctccataggctgcaggggcacagctgcattctcgccacggcttgcagaggggtctctggactgttgcttctctttccttcctccttctctggctgaagggtccacgtggtcgcctccatctcgtgtcactcttacacctcctgcctcgcattccaaattcccgtcccctaaatagtgctggcagaggcgccaaattggcccagccgggctggaggtgggtgtgaacccaggagccgggggagagtccgcaaactctttctcgggtcttcactgcaacccgctccccctggtactaagccaaaagctgctccttgctaaaccagaacatgcAGTGTccagaagaagagatttttcaggAGTTAGCAAAGTAGTTTAGATTTTAACTTGAAATCTAGATGTCATCACCATTATAATGGACTATTATACAGGAAATCAAAGTAACTTTCTGAGCAGCTTGGCTATAGAAGTTACTCTACAGTTCAACTAAATCTAGCAGAGAAATAACCATGATGATATttagacaaaaatgaaagtctttcagacataataaaaagtaaaacccaAGTCTATACAACTAGTTGAAGCCTGCAACAAAATGACTTGAACTTGCAGAAAGCTGTCATGTCAGAATTTGATTAAGGATTGTAAATATTGCCATTTTGTGTCAATAAAGATGCTGATTGTGAAACTGGTTCCTTAAGCTCTCTCTTCAAAATGCTGTTGTATTGCAGTAGATGTACTAAGACACAGAAATACTCAGGAAAACTAAAGCAATTAAGCAAATAACTGTATTCTCCTCCACATACTTAGTGGGGAAAGGTGTATTATGTGCTCTCCCCACCTTGAACAACCTGACTGACACTAGAATGCTTTTAAGAGGTGAATTAGTCTACATGTTGGGCCAAGGAATCTCAAAAGCTTTTGCACTGGTTCTGATCCTGAACACCCTAAGGATGCCAGGATCTTGAACTTAGAAGCTGCTAAGAGCTTTATCTGCCACATTACAACAGACTTCTGGATATTTTAAGtttgtctctccttttcatGTCTTCCAAGATGCCAAACAAGATTTAGACCCTTCTTTGTCATTTGACATCCATGGCAgtcctgcaacagcagctgcaatgcTAAAAGCCCACGGTCCCCCTGAGATGCTGTGACTCACCTGCTGTATCATCTCTTTGCATCTCATTTGGACTCCTGAGAACTATCCAGGAAAATGTCATTCCATGGTTTTCATGGAGACACAGAAATGGTACTCCCAATCTGAGTCTTGCCTGAGAGATTGCAAAGTGTGGAGTGCAAGATAAAAAGGTTCAGGGTGACACCGCAAAATCATGATCAAAACAATCTGCTAGTGAATGGCTTCCCCTGATACACAGTATGGTTGTAGGATGAACTAAAGTATTATGCTGGTTTTGAGTTTGTCATGCACATTTCACTTCTCTTCATACAGTGAGGGTCATCTAGGTGTGTGTAGGGACTGACTAACCTGGAAAAGCTTAATTAAACTGACCTTGCTATGCACTCTGTAGAAGCTGTCTTAAAGCCATCAGTAGAACAGTCAAGATATGAAAAACCTTATTTCCCCTTCAGGATGTGgttaacttgtttttcaaacaaaggGGGATTTAGTCTTGCCTGGTGTAACTTAGTCATAAGGTTGACCACAGCATCCTGTCTGTTGCTAGCGAGAGAAAATGAGTCGGGGGATGTGTATGTTGGGGTCTTTTGAATAATAACCAAGTTGCTATGGAAACTATTTTTCCATCACACCACCTTACATTAATTCCTCTTGGCCTGTTCCTAGTATcaatgagtggaaaaaaacaggatgcttttttttttctgaaatgtgcattttccttcctcatacTCATATCAAACTGTCTTTTAACTGATTGCTCTAGACATGTGCCTTTCTGTTaccatgcaaaagaaagatgcatcAGAAAGTCCAGACCTCATTTGAATTTCTATTCTGACTGATCATTAGGTCAGTTGTGTTTCAGCAATTTCCATCTCAAAGTCataagaaaaagcacagaacaaaccaCAGCATTTAGGCTTAGTAAAGCTTTCTTTTGGTCACCACTTCTGTAGCCTAAACTGCCGTGTGCCAcacattttgcagaagaaatgcaggtttaataaagaaacacttCCTTGGCTGAACATTATCTGGTTGAATTGAATCACTTCACATCCAACACAGGTCTCATCTACACTATAAAATTGCTGATGCTAAAGCTATCTAAAAATCATTAAAGCTATAAATAGCATCTACTCTGCCTGAATTCTCTCAGCAGTAATACATCAATAACGCAACATGCCtgtaaatgctgtttttaaagggTCATATATCTATGAGGACTggatttttcaaagctattgAAGTGATgcagagctttatactaacatgtactaataaaccttatactaacttattgcAATAGTATCAAGcttattttttcagacaaaataaattcacacaggagctgtaaaaaggtcgtggttatctcctcacacaacaCCTCccgggtcctccaacttccttgagggcagaaaccggttctgcaaggggccaagtgatatctgaagttgcccaaagatcaggggtgagaaagcctcaggacttatcagccttcatctcccgaggccccaaagaccatcaccgggagacaccacgcaaaggaaaggaagaaaagacctaatttacatgccaaatcggggacaggttgtgtctttgtctaggtggataatgtcatcatatgattttgtgactttgtaacaaatataagtcaagcaagttgcccagTCAGGTGGGCAAGTTTATACACCCCCTGCCCGCACCGTGCCGAATAAACATCCTTCCTTATCACTCTTGGAGTGACAGAGTCTGTTTCCGCAAGTCAGAAGCAGGTTGGATGCTTCTGTGTAGAAGTGAGAACAGTGGCGTGATCAACTTCTACTTAGCAGGGggttaagaaaaaatacagtctcctcagtccacagagaaaaagaaacagcaaaagcagctacaagtcttgaaatgaaatccactggccaggcaggactcGGCAGTATGGAAGGTCTGAAGGGGAGGGTGCTCTGTTGTCTTCTGCGTGGTTGTTGTCAGTAGATTTGACGTTGGCCGTTTGACCCGttgtgctgctgggacaagctctccagctgctcttcacagtgctgctgccttgtttCCACATCAGCCCTTTAATGCAACCGGGGCTACATGCCATTGTCTGACAGCTGTGAGATCAAGACAGGTAGACACTCACAAAGCTTAACCTGGACTAtcttttgtgtctctttgtataccttaatttaaaaagcctcccctctcctctctcttctcccactACTTCACATGTCAGTGTTTTCAGAGCCTTGCTTTTAACCCCttatttgtgttcatttttctccaggctttgtGCTCTACCACTTGAAATAGTCAGTGAGATCTCTCTCAGGCACTTCTGGTAATACCTGAGTTGTTCTGGCAAAGAAAGtttgctgcaaagaaaatttgGGTACCAGACAGCAAGAACTGAGCTTTGGATATGAAAGGGGCTGTTTTCTTGGTGGTTTGGGAGTGACAATGGGACGATtttcaggtggatttttttggttgttgttgggGATGAGGTTTAGATAAGCATTGTGCTTTTTCCCAGAAACCTACAAGAGTTATTTaaagggagcaggagcaggtgaACAGGTGTAATGACAGAGAACTACAAAAAGACAAGGGGTCATTCCTGGCATGAGCTTCCAGTTTTTCTATAGATCAAGCTATGTGCTTCCTTacctcagaaaagaaacagcttgatGCTCACGAGTGCATTGAAGGCAATACTTTTTGCCAGCAGGACTCTCAAGCCCAACACAGTCACAGAgagcatgtttgttttctccccttcagCATCTGTTCAGTGATAAAGATGAGAGAGATCATGGTCTAGATTTGGATATTGTGACACTGTcagaaagtgggaaaaaaaccaaacccaaaggttATCGATTCAGGGGAAGATGATAGAGATACATGACAACAACATGGGAGGAGGATGTCTGTCTACACTGGGTTTTGCTTTATGATGCTTGTCTACTGCTAAACCAGCTGCCTTTTAAAGCAGCTGTATTTTGATTCCCCTACCCCTGAGAAAATAGATTTGCATGCATTTACCACCAACATTGTCATGTATCTTCACAATCTATTAGGTAACTAACCTCGCATAGAGATGTCTGTGGTGTTGCAAATGTTCCCTGTTACTGattcttcagcctccttttctgtagcatgataataaaaaaatgttacaaatgatagtcacatttttaaaaggattaaacaaaatgttcacATGACCCTTCCCATAGGAACACGTGGGCAGTACAGCCTGAGGCTCCGCTGCCCACTCACTAATTCTAAGATtaatgaagaggaggagattTCTCCATGcatttgcagaaaacagaagaattattGAATTGCTTTGGGTTTAGTGTTTGaatgagtaaaaaaatcaaccccctttttcaagaaaaagaaacaaaatcccacCACTGTaactttttgctgtgtttacaAAGGCTATTTCAGGCTGTGCCAAGATGTTTGCTTCCAGGGGAAACTATTTAGTCATAActaaatgtgcatttttaaaaaagattgtGCCTTACTTTTCTCCCAAAAAAAGTAACTCCAAGTTGTTAAACAGTTCAGATTGTTTatgcttttaaacatctgtCATCTCCACTTGCTCATGTACCAGATGTCTTCCCCATTTCTGCTGGTTACCCAGCACAGCACTcactagcaggagaaacagcaagCATCAGAAGATGCTGCCTCCAGAAATAAGTTGCAGCTGTACCACAAAACTGTACCTAGCAATGTTTCTTTGCCATCGTGTTTGGCTGTGCAAGCCACCTCTGTGCCTTTTGTTGCACTGACCACCTTAATGGTATCGTACAACCCTTCTGATGTCAAAACGGGTGTATTTTGCTCATATATGACTTCATTAGAGGACACCTCCAAGATGACATTCTTTGTATAGAACTTCCTTGCCAAACAAGCTACTTTCTCGGTGTTGCCatcttcttccagtttctttgaCTTCATCACAATGACTTGTGGGTCAGAACTCCTTATGttgtctgtaaaaaaaataaagcattgttTGGGCATGATTTGGTTTGATTGCCAACTTGTCTGAGGTGCTGTCACTTAAAGTTCATATATACTCCAGCTGTGACTAATTCCTGGCTTTATCAATGACtaactgccttttcttcctcattatttCTTACTGCTGCTTCTAAAAGATCAGATCAAAGGCAGAGAGTAGGGGTTTTTATGGGAGCTTTCAGTTCACAGGATTCTAAGCCTCCTTTTTTCCAAAGCTCATTCTTTATTTATAAGTAAAGGACTTGCAAACCAGAagagaacatttatttattccCTTCCAAGAGTCAAATTATACCGCTTTCTCAACAATTTAATtcctaaaaataacactttgaTCAAGGACTGTCTTGCATATTCCAGAGACATAGGAGAATAACTGGTTTTCCTTaactctccctcccctcccccaaatcTTCTCCTGATGTGGCTAAAAGGTTTAACCACAGCAagagtaacaggacaaagagaTGTCAGTTTGTTGCTTCACTATTGTGCAAAGTTACCCCAATGAATGACATTGCAGaaatgaagtgctgctgctggactggGGTCAAGGTTGATCTTTTCTAGAACAAATGCTCAGATGCAAGAACGACTTTTGTCTCTAAGATGGGGAAGTAGGAGAGAAGCAATCAGAAGTCTGTGAAT from Colius striatus isolate bColStr4 chromosome 16, bColStr4.1.hap1, whole genome shotgun sequence carries:
- the LOC133626968 gene encoding immunoglobulin gamma-1 heavy chain-like; the protein is MAAGPGPWLLGLGLALGPAGVWAQLRLVEAGGGQRAPGDSVLLFCRGHGFNFGTYAIRWYRQAPGGRLEWVSFISPSSSLIQRAPAVNGRASVSRDNSRFRTALSLSALSPQDSARYFCAVRTHRDGKWSFQLVFGSGHVIFVEPNNIRSSDPQVIVMKSKKLEEDGNTEKVACLARKFYTKNVILEVSSNEVIYEQNTPVLTSEGLYDTIKVVSATKGTEVACTAKHDGKETLLEKEAEESVTGNICNTTDISMRDAEGEKTNMLSVTVLGLRVLLAKSIAFNALVSIKLFLF